Proteins from a single region of Stutzerimonas stutzeri:
- a CDS encoding DUF748 domain-containing protein, translating to MPNGMKRAFTGVTLALICYSLLGFLILPGVAQRIANQQLAAYATLPASLERIELNPFSLELALYNLHIGEQDDRQLALEKLYLDLQWASLWQRTLHLANVELVAPHTEVRIAADGALNLSQLFEVPESEAPASEERDIFPLRIDRLQLERGYLSFQDQRPSEAITLVYDSLDFELHNLATRADGHAEARLTASGQSGGRIDWQGTFSLQPLASQGHLQVSKLQLKDFWPYVRDAAPLALKEGSVELSTAYRLDLSEGLALTLENAVLALQSLALDAADGRPLVRLERLELSETAVDLAKQKVIIGKLRSRDLETWAAREADGELDWQKLFTSTNDNADSPADAQRTESQTTQSPPWQVLLRDAQLRDYQAHLVDRVPEEEVALKLGPLNLDISDFDSLGASPFALKLDTGVGRQGALRAAGQLQLSPVSGKLAVSMSDIDLRLAQAYLSPLVHLELRSGMLASELEVDLQSAEPLAFSVRGAIDATQLHTLDTINNRDFVKWQRLQLSGLDYQHPKSLDIERIDLSQPYARFIINPDLTTNINDLLVDRSEPADGSAQVQPSASEPLAIHIGGIAIANGSANFADFSLRPPFVTAVQSLNGKIGTLDNRAPKAASVDIAGKVDQYAPVSIKGSLTPFDPLQSLDIATSFRQVELTTLTPYSGKFAGYRIRKGRLNLDLHYRIQQGQLNAQNKVVLEQLQLGEKVDSPDAVDLPIRLAVALLKDTKGTISIELPVQGNLNDPQFSVMPIVWQTLRNLVVRAAQAPFKFIAGLAGGDDSDLSHIGFEPASSTLDAEARKVLDTLASALKQRPGLRLEVEGMSAGAIDGPLLAEQRLQQEYRETQYRILQRRGDKVPADPSLIRIETEDEAPLLEGIYRSRLSHQPPSAWAELDAEQRTQQMRQAVLESWADNAALLRRLSRDRAAAIKGYLVEAGLDSERVYLLDTGTAEQPSDGKVATALHLGSD from the coding sequence ATGCCCAATGGAATGAAGCGTGCGTTCACCGGTGTCACGCTCGCATTAATCTGCTACAGCCTGCTCGGCTTTTTGATCCTGCCCGGTGTTGCGCAGCGCATCGCCAATCAGCAACTGGCTGCCTACGCGACCTTGCCGGCCAGCCTGGAACGCATCGAGCTCAACCCCTTCAGCCTTGAGCTCGCTCTGTACAACCTGCACATAGGTGAACAGGACGATCGCCAGCTGGCTTTGGAAAAGCTATACCTCGACCTGCAATGGGCTAGCCTCTGGCAGCGCACGCTGCACCTTGCCAACGTGGAGCTGGTCGCGCCGCATACTGAGGTGCGCATTGCCGCAGACGGCGCGCTCAACCTCAGTCAGCTGTTCGAAGTGCCCGAATCAGAAGCACCAGCCAGTGAGGAGCGGGATATTTTTCCGCTGCGTATCGATCGCCTGCAGCTTGAGCGTGGATACCTCAGCTTTCAGGACCAGCGCCCCAGCGAGGCGATAACGCTGGTCTACGATTCGCTCGATTTCGAACTGCATAATCTGGCCACCCGGGCCGACGGCCACGCCGAGGCTCGTCTCACAGCCAGCGGCCAGAGTGGCGGACGTATCGACTGGCAAGGCACCTTCAGCCTGCAGCCGCTGGCATCCCAAGGCCACCTGCAAGTCAGCAAACTCCAGTTGAAGGACTTCTGGCCTTACGTGCGCGACGCTGCTCCACTGGCTCTTAAGGAAGGCAGCGTCGAGCTCAGTACCGCTTATCGTCTGGACCTCAGCGAAGGATTGGCGCTCACGCTGGAGAATGCCGTCCTAGCACTACAATCGCTGGCGCTCGACGCCGCCGACGGGCGCCCGCTGGTTCGCCTGGAGCGTCTCGAACTGAGCGAAACCGCAGTGGATCTGGCTAAGCAAAAAGTCATCATCGGCAAGCTGCGCAGTCGCGACCTGGAGACCTGGGCCGCCCGCGAGGCCGATGGAGAGCTGGACTGGCAAAAGCTGTTTACCTCAACGAATGACAACGCGGACTCCCCGGCAGATGCCCAGCGAACCGAGTCACAGACGACGCAGAGCCCCCCTTGGCAGGTGCTGCTGCGCGACGCACAACTGCGCGACTATCAGGCCCACCTCGTCGATCGCGTCCCCGAAGAGGAAGTTGCGCTGAAACTAGGCCCACTGAACCTGGACATCAGCGACTTCGATAGCCTGGGCGCTAGCCCCTTCGCCCTCAAGCTGGATACAGGCGTAGGCAGGCAGGGCGCCCTCCGGGCAGCTGGTCAGCTGCAGCTGAGCCCGGTAAGCGGCAAGCTGGCCGTATCCATGAGCGACATCGACCTGCGGCTGGCTCAGGCCTATCTGAGCCCGCTGGTGCATTTGGAACTGCGCAGCGGCATGCTGGCCAGCGAACTTGAGGTTGATTTGCAGAGCGCCGAACCCCTGGCGTTTAGCGTGCGCGGAGCGATCGACGCCACGCAACTGCATACCCTCGATACGATTAACAATCGTGACTTCGTCAAATGGCAGCGGCTACAGCTCAGTGGGCTTGATTACCAGCACCCGAAGAGCCTGGACATCGAGCGGATCGATCTGAGCCAACCCTACGCCCGCTTCATCATCAACCCAGACCTGACCACCAACATCAATGATCTGCTGGTTGATCGCAGCGAGCCTGCAGATGGAAGCGCGCAGGTGCAACCAAGTGCATCGGAACCGCTCGCTATTCACATTGGCGGCATCGCTATCGCCAATGGCTCGGCGAACTTCGCCGACTTCAGTCTGCGTCCTCCGTTCGTCACAGCCGTCCAATCGCTGAACGGCAAGATCGGTACGCTCGACAATCGGGCGCCAAAGGCTGCCTCGGTGGATATCGCGGGCAAGGTTGATCAGTACGCGCCGGTCAGCATCAAGGGCAGCCTGACACCGTTCGACCCGCTGCAGAGCCTTGATATCGCTACGAGCTTTCGCCAGGTCGAATTGACCACCCTCACCCCTTATTCCGGCAAGTTCGCCGGATACCGCATCCGCAAGGGTCGCCTGAACCTAGATTTGCACTACCGAATTCAACAAGGCCAACTGAACGCGCAAAACAAGGTTGTACTGGAACAGCTGCAGCTTGGCGAAAAAGTCGACAGCCCTGATGCGGTAGACCTGCCAATACGGCTGGCGGTGGCGTTGCTCAAGGACACCAAAGGCACTATTTCGATTGAGCTGCCCGTGCAGGGCAATCTGAACGATCCGCAGTTCAGCGTCATGCCGATCGTCTGGCAGACACTACGTAACCTGGTAGTGCGCGCCGCCCAGGCACCATTCAAGTTCATTGCGGGCTTGGCCGGCGGTGACGATAGCGACCTCAGCCACATCGGGTTCGAACCGGCTAGTAGCACGCTGGACGCCGAAGCGCGCAAGGTTCTCGACACCCTCGCATCAGCATTGAAACAGCGTCCAGGCCTGCGCCTGGAAGTGGAAGGGATGAGTGCCGGTGCTATTGATGGGCCGCTCTTGGCCGAACAGCGTTTGCAGCAGGAATACCGCGAAACGCAGTACCGGATCCTGCAGCGTCGAGGCGACAAGGTGCCTGCCGATCCCTCGCTGATACGCATCGAGACAGAGGACGAAGCGCCGCTGCTGGAGGGCATCTACCGCAGCCGACTCAGCCATCAGCCGCCATCCGCATGGGCCGAACTGGATGCCGAACAACGTACCCAGCAGATGCGTCAGGCAGTGCTCGAGTCCTGGGCGGACAATGCAGCACTACTGCGTCGGCTCAGCCGTGATCGCGCCGCGGCGATAAAGGGCTATCTGGTCGAGGCCGGACTGGATTCCGAGCGGGTCTATCTATTGGACACCGGCACCGCAGAACAGCCGAGCGATGGCAAGGTAGCCACTGCACTGCACCTAGGGAGTGACTGA
- a CDS encoding class I SAM-dependent rRNA methyltransferase — MASLDQALRAAFDSRRELLDELQQQGTDCYRLFHGSQEGAAGLTVDRYGPQLMVQSFHQSLDAQSLQTIHDEAISFIGQRLQLIYNDRSQSNSRIDRSAAGHQPDDAALEDQIGHEWGLRYRVRARHSGQDPLLFLDLRNARGWVKQHSAGKSVLNLFSYTCGVGLCAAAGGAQEVWNVDFAERNLAVGRENGELNPSLPPMQFVHSDYFPAIRQLAGLPVSARRGRTLPAYPRLAQRQFDLVLLDPPAWARSAFGTVDLLRDYQSLLKPALLATAEGGVLICCNNLAKVSMQDWRTQVLRCAEKAGRPVREWQTLAPAADFPSHDGLPPLKVLILQL, encoded by the coding sequence ATGGCATCTCTAGACCAGGCGCTGCGCGCCGCCTTCGACTCACGACGCGAGTTGCTCGACGAACTGCAGCAACAGGGCACGGATTGCTATCGCTTATTCCACGGCAGCCAGGAGGGTGCGGCCGGCTTGACCGTTGATCGTTACGGTCCGCAGTTGATGGTGCAGAGCTTTCACCAGTCGCTCGATGCGCAATCGCTGCAAACTATCCATGACGAGGCCATCAGCTTTATCGGCCAGCGGCTGCAGCTCATCTACAACGATCGCTCGCAGAGCAACTCGCGTATCGACCGCAGCGCTGCGGGACATCAGCCAGACGATGCCGCACTCGAGGATCAGATCGGCCATGAGTGGGGGCTGCGCTACCGCGTACGCGCGCGTCACTCCGGCCAGGATCCGCTGCTTTTCCTCGACCTGCGCAACGCCCGCGGCTGGGTCAAGCAACACAGCGCCGGCAAGTCGGTGCTCAACCTGTTTTCCTACACCTGCGGCGTCGGGTTATGCGCTGCGGCGGGCGGCGCGCAGGAAGTCTGGAACGTCGATTTTGCCGAGCGCAATTTGGCGGTGGGTCGGGAAAACGGCGAACTCAACCCATCGCTGCCGCCAATGCAATTCGTTCACTCCGATTACTTCCCAGCCATTCGCCAACTGGCCGGCCTACCGGTGAGCGCACGTCGTGGCCGAACGTTGCCGGCGTACCCACGCTTGGCGCAGCGTCAGTTCGATCTGGTGCTGCTCGATCCACCCGCCTGGGCGCGCAGCGCCTTCGGCACGGTGGACCTGCTGCGTGACTATCAGAGCCTACTCAAGCCAGCACTACTGGCCACTGCTGAGGGCGGGGTGCTGATCTGCTGCAACAACCTGGCAAAAGTGTCGATGCAGGACTGGCGTACTCAGGTGCTGCGCTGCGCCGAGAAGGCCGGCAGACCGGTGCGCGAATGGCAGACACTGGCGCCTGCCGCGGATTTCCCCTCCCACGATGGGCTGCCACCGCTCAAGGTTCTGATTCTCCAGCTCTGA
- a CDS encoding oxygenase MpaB family protein, translating to MELIRQHIETRVLSLTGLAIGGVDYESPPGDPGLFGPDSVCWRVHGDFTSMMVGGISALLLQALHPLALAGVWDHSNFRDDLLGRLRRTGQFIAATTFGSHADADRLIERVRRIHSGVTGTAPDGRAYAASDPDLLTWVHVAEVSSFLKSHLRYLNPALSAADQDRYYAEVALIAERLGAREVPRSRVEIEAYFERVRPQLHSDERALEILQILRTAPAPSRLLRPFGTLMLHAGVELMPDWATVMFGLTLSEARRQLIRTGVRNIAPVLRWAVRNASVHRARRRMGLPSR from the coding sequence ATGGAACTCATCCGCCAACATATCGAAACCCGCGTACTGAGCCTAACCGGCCTTGCGATCGGCGGGGTGGACTATGAGAGCCCGCCGGGCGACCCCGGCCTGTTCGGCCCCGACTCGGTCTGCTGGCGCGTGCATGGCGACTTCACTTCGATGATGGTCGGCGGAATATCCGCGCTGCTCCTACAGGCACTGCATCCGCTGGCGCTGGCCGGCGTTTGGGATCACTCGAACTTCCGTGACGACCTGCTCGGCCGACTGCGCCGCACAGGGCAGTTCATTGCGGCGACGACCTTCGGCAGCCATGCTGATGCCGACCGGCTGATCGAGCGGGTCCGGAGAATTCACTCCGGAGTGACTGGCACGGCGCCAGACGGGCGGGCCTATGCCGCGTCCGATCCGGACCTGCTGACCTGGGTTCACGTCGCCGAAGTCAGCAGCTTCCTCAAGTCACACCTGCGCTATCTCAACCCGGCACTTTCCGCTGCCGACCAGGATCGCTATTACGCAGAAGTCGCGCTGATCGCCGAGCGCCTGGGCGCCCGTGAAGTGCCACGCTCGCGTGTAGAGATCGAGGCATATTTCGAACGCGTTCGCCCGCAGTTGCACAGTGACGAGCGCGCGCTGGAGATTCTGCAGATACTGCGCACCGCCCCCGCGCCCAGCAGACTGCTGAGACCGTTCGGCACGCTGATGCTGCACGCTGGCGTAGAACTGATGCCCGATTGGGCTACCGTCATGTTCGGCTTAACCCTGAGCGAGGCCCGCCGCCAGCTCATCCGGACGGGTGTACGCAATATCGCACCAGTGCTGCGCTGGGCCGTGCGTAACGCCTCGGTACACCGTGCGCGGCGGCGTATGGGCCTGCCGTCACGCTAG
- the pgi gene encoding glucose-6-phosphate isomerase, with product MSYYQHPLDVTGLPSWKALEEHRLTMQNFSMREAFKADPTRFDDLSVSCSGLFLDYSKNLITPETRTLLVNLAREAGVEQAARAMFEGERINASENRPVLHTALRRPMGESVMVDGQNIMRDVHTALAQMTDIVTRIHNNLWRGFSDKTITDVVNIGIGGSFLGPQLVSEALLPFTQHGVRTHYLANIDGSEFREVTAKLNVETTLFIISSKTFGTLETLKNAQAARTWYLGKGGTEEKLYRHFIAVTSNKKAAVDFGIREKNIFPMWDWVGGRYSLWSAIGLPIALAIGMSNFKDLLSGAYSMDQHFLTEPFESNMPVLLAMLGIWYHNFWGAESYAFLPYDHYLRNFVKHLQQMDMESNGKSVRQDGTPVSCTTGPVIWGGVGANGQHAYHQLLHQGTPLIPADFIVPVVSHNPVADHHEWLYANCLSQSQALMRGKTREEAEAELRAKGLSEAEVQRLAPHKVIPGNRPSNTVVMETISPGRLGALIALYEHKVFVQGVIWGINSFDQWGVELGKDLGKTVYNQMTCFDAAPAEDASTQGLIDFFRGRHRG from the coding sequence ATGAGCTACTACCAGCATCCGCTCGATGTCACCGGCCTGCCGTCCTGGAAGGCCCTGGAAGAACACCGCCTGACCATGCAGAACTTCAGCATGCGAGAGGCATTCAAGGCCGACCCGACGCGTTTCGATGATCTGTCGGTTTCCTGCAGCGGCCTGTTTCTCGACTATTCGAAAAACCTGATCACCCCTGAAACCCGCACGCTGCTGGTGAACCTGGCCCGCGAGGCTGGCGTCGAGCAGGCTGCACGCGCCATGTTTGAAGGCGAACGCATCAACGCATCGGAAAACCGCCCCGTATTGCACACCGCACTGCGTCGCCCTATGGGTGAGTCAGTGATGGTCGACGGGCAGAACATCATGCGCGATGTGCACACCGCACTGGCGCAGATGACCGATATCGTTACCCGAATCCACAACAACCTGTGGCGCGGCTTCAGCGACAAGACCATCACCGATGTGGTGAACATCGGCATCGGCGGCTCGTTCCTCGGTCCGCAGCTGGTATCAGAAGCGCTGCTGCCGTTTACCCAGCACGGCGTGCGCACGCACTACCTGGCCAATATCGACGGCAGCGAGTTCCGCGAAGTAACCGCCAAGCTCAACGTCGAAACGACCCTGTTCATCATCTCCAGCAAGACCTTCGGCACACTCGAAACGCTGAAGAATGCCCAGGCCGCGCGCACCTGGTATCTGGGCAAGGGCGGCACCGAAGAGAAGCTCTACCGCCACTTCATCGCTGTCACCAGCAATAAGAAGGCCGCCGTCGATTTCGGTATTCGCGAGAAGAACATCTTCCCGATGTGGGACTGGGTCGGTGGCCGTTATTCGCTGTGGTCGGCAATCGGCCTGCCCATCGCGCTGGCGATCGGCATGTCCAACTTCAAGGACCTGCTGTCCGGCGCCTATAGCATGGACCAGCATTTCCTGACGGAACCGTTCGAAAGCAACATGCCGGTGCTGCTGGCAATGCTCGGCATCTGGTACCACAACTTCTGGGGCGCTGAGAGCTATGCCTTCCTACCCTACGACCATTACCTGCGCAACTTCGTCAAACACCTGCAGCAGATGGATATGGAGTCCAACGGCAAGAGCGTGCGGCAGGACGGTACGCCGGTCTCCTGCACTACCGGCCCGGTGATCTGGGGCGGCGTAGGCGCCAATGGTCAACATGCCTACCATCAGTTGCTGCACCAGGGCACCCCGCTCATTCCAGCCGACTTCATCGTGCCGGTGGTCAGCCACAACCCCGTTGCCGACCACCATGAATGGCTCTATGCCAACTGCCTGTCGCAGAGTCAGGCGCTGATGCGCGGCAAGACACGCGAGGAAGCCGAGGCCGAACTGCGTGCCAAAGGGTTGAGCGAAGCCGAGGTCCAACGCCTGGCACCGCACAAGGTGATTCCGGGCAACCGACCGAGCAATACCGTGGTGATGGAGACCATCAGTCCCGGCCGCCTCGGCGCCCTGATCGCACTGTACGAGCACAAGGTCTTCGTTCAGGGCGTGATCTGGGGAATCAACTCGTTCGATCAGTGGGGCGTGGAACTCGGCAAGGATCTGGGCAAAACCGTCTACAACCAGATGACCTGCTTCGACGCGGCTCCGGCAGAAGATGCCTCCACCCAAGGCCTAATCGACTTTTTCCGCGGTCGCCATCGCGGCTGA
- the panD gene encoding aspartate 1-decarboxylase, whose amino-acid sequence MHAIMLKAKLHRAQVTHSVLDYEGSCAIDGDWLDLAGIREYEQIQIYNVDNGERFTTYAIRGEEGSKIISVNGAAAHKAGVGHRLIICAYAHYSEAELANFKPHVLYMGADGDLSHTSNAIPVQVA is encoded by the coding sequence ATGCACGCCATCATGCTCAAGGCCAAACTGCACCGCGCCCAGGTAACTCACTCGGTGCTCGACTATGAAGGTTCCTGCGCCATCGACGGCGATTGGCTGGACCTGGCCGGAATCCGAGAATACGAACAGATCCAGATCTACAACGTCGACAACGGCGAGCGCTTTACCACCTACGCCATTCGCGGCGAAGAAGGTTCCAAGATCATCTCGGTCAACGGTGCCGCGGCCCACAAGGCTGGCGTCGGTCACCGCCTGATCATCTGTGCCTATGCTCACTACAGCGAGGCAGAGCTGGCCAACTTCAAGCCCCATGTACTCTACATGGGCGCTGACGGCGACCTCAGCCACACCAGCAATGCCATCCCGGTACAAGTCGCCTGA
- the panC gene encoding pantoate--beta-alanine ligase: MNIVKTIADLRAAVSRARGEGKRIGFVPTMGNLHAGHIALVKKAGQRADFVVASIFVNPLQFGPNEDLDNYPRTLAADQDKLFEAGCHLLFAPSVEEMYPHGQAQQTIVRVPGVSEGLCGGSRPGHFDGVSTVVSKLFNMVLPDLAVFGQKDFQQLAVIRTMVRDLNMPVQILSEPIVRAEDGLALSSRNGYLSADERATAPVLYRTLGQLDVAIRGGRRDYPALIAEGLNTLQAAGLRPDYLEIRNAIDLQPVSDGASELVILAAAYLGKTRLIDNLLVNIHTSA, translated from the coding sequence ATGAACATCGTCAAGACCATTGCCGACCTGCGTGCCGCAGTGTCTCGCGCTCGCGGCGAAGGCAAGCGCATCGGCTTCGTGCCGACCATGGGCAACCTGCACGCCGGTCACATAGCCCTGGTGAAGAAGGCCGGCCAGCGCGCCGACTTCGTGGTCGCCAGCATCTTCGTCAACCCGCTGCAGTTCGGCCCCAACGAAGATCTGGACAACTATCCGCGTACCCTCGCCGCGGATCAGGACAAGCTGTTCGAAGCTGGCTGCCACCTGCTCTTTGCGCCCAGCGTCGAAGAGATGTATCCGCACGGTCAGGCCCAGCAGACCATCGTTCGCGTGCCCGGCGTTTCCGAAGGCCTGTGCGGTGGCAGTCGTCCAGGGCATTTCGACGGTGTATCCACGGTGGTCAGCAAGCTGTTCAACATGGTGCTGCCCGATCTCGCCGTGTTCGGGCAGAAGGATTTCCAGCAGTTGGCCGTGATCCGCACTATGGTCCGCGATCTGAACATGCCGGTGCAGATTCTCTCCGAGCCGATCGTACGGGCCGAAGATGGACTGGCACTGTCTTCGCGCAACGGTTATCTGAGTGCAGACGAACGCGCTACTGCACCTGTGCTGTATCGCACCCTGGGTCAACTGGACGTGGCGATTCGTGGCGGTCGCCGGGATTACCCCGCGCTGATCGCCGAGGGTCTGAACACCCTGCAGGCGGCCGGCCTGCGCCCGGACTATCTGGAAATCCGCAACGCCATCGATCTACAGCCGGTAAGCGACGGGGCCAGTGAGCTGGTAATCCTCGCCGCAGCCTATCTGGGCAAGACACGATTGATCGATAACTTGCTGGTTAATATCCATACATCGGCCTGA
- the panB gene encoding 3-methyl-2-oxobutanoate hydroxymethyltransferase — MPDVTLTTLQGLKQKGEKIVMLTCYDATFAKTACDAGVEMLLIGDSLGMVLQGHDSTLPVTVADMAYHTASVKRGNRGAMIVADLPFMANATTEQTLNNSAVLMQAGAHMIKLEGTAWLAESIRLLAERGIPVCAHMGLTPQAVNIFGGYKVQGREEAQAQQMLEDAKSLEAAGAAMLLLECVPSELAARITRAVQIPVIGIGAGSDTDGQVLVLHDMLGLSLGGRVPKFVKNFMREHGDIPSAIAGYVKAVKATEFPAAEHGFSA, encoded by the coding sequence ATGCCAGACGTAACCCTGACCACGCTGCAAGGGCTCAAGCAGAAGGGCGAGAAGATCGTCATGCTCACCTGCTATGACGCCACGTTCGCCAAGACCGCCTGCGATGCGGGCGTCGAGATGCTTCTGATCGGCGACTCACTCGGCATGGTCCTGCAAGGTCACGACAGCACCCTGCCGGTCACCGTCGCCGACATGGCCTACCACACCGCCAGCGTCAAACGCGGCAACCGTGGCGCGATGATCGTTGCCGACCTGCCATTTATGGCGAACGCTACCACCGAGCAAACCCTGAACAACTCCGCGGTACTGATGCAGGCCGGGGCGCACATGATCAAGCTCGAAGGCACGGCATGGCTGGCCGAATCGATTCGGCTGCTGGCCGAGCGCGGAATTCCGGTCTGTGCCCACATGGGCCTGACGCCACAGGCAGTCAACATCTTCGGCGGTTACAAGGTACAAGGCCGCGAGGAAGCACAGGCGCAACAGATGTTGGAAGACGCCAAGTCGCTGGAAGCCGCCGGTGCAGCCATGCTGCTGCTCGAATGCGTGCCCAGCGAGCTCGCCGCGCGTATCACCCGGGCGGTGCAGATTCCGGTGATCGGCATCGGTGCGGGCAGCGACACCGACGGCCAGGTGCTGGTGTTGCACGATATGCTCGGGCTTTCGCTCGGTGGCCGCGTACCGAAGTTCGTCAAAAACTTCATGCGCGAGCACGGTGACATCCCGTCCGCCATCGCCGGCTATGTGAAAGCCGTCAAGGCCACCGAATTCCCCGCAGCCGAACACGGTTTCTCCGCATGA
- the folK gene encoding 2-amino-4-hydroxy-6-hydroxymethyldihydropteridine diphosphokinase, with the protein MECVYIGLGSNLADPQQQLLGALQALAELPQSRLAATSSLYASDPLGPADQPRYVNAVAALETGLAPLALLDALQQIELSQGRERKAERWGPRTLDLDILLFGDRMIDEPRLQVPHYHLHARAFVLYPLAEIAPTELVLADGRRLVDLLAACPFTGLERLDDKSVTVAVTNVTRR; encoded by the coding sequence ATGGAATGCGTCTACATCGGCCTGGGTAGCAACCTGGCCGACCCGCAGCAGCAACTGCTTGGCGCTCTGCAGGCACTGGCCGAATTGCCACAGAGCCGCCTGGCAGCAACCTCCTCACTCTACGCCAGCGACCCCCTCGGGCCTGCCGATCAACCACGTTACGTCAACGCCGTTGCTGCGCTGGAAACCGGCCTGGCGCCATTGGCGCTGCTCGACGCGCTGCAGCAAATCGAGCTTTCCCAGGGCCGCGAACGCAAGGCCGAACGCTGGGGACCGCGAACTCTCGACCTGGACATCCTGCTGTTCGGCGACCGAATGATCGATGAGCCTCGCCTGCAGGTTCCGCACTACCACCTCCATGCCCGTGCGTTCGTGCTCTATCCGCTTGCCGAAATCGCACCGACCGAGCTGGTGCTGGCCGATGGCCGACGGCTCGTCGATCTGCTTGCGGCCTGCCCGTTCACCGGTCTTGAGCGACTCGACGACAAGAGTGTCACCGTCGCCGTAACGAACGTAACGCGCAGGTAA
- a CDS encoding polynucleotide adenylyltransferase PcnB, with protein sequence MLKKLFQSFRLPLRRIPHPRRSPEILSSRQHSLQRNEISRYAVSVVERLQQAGYEAYVVGGCVRDLLLQLNPKDYDVATSATPEQVRAEFRNARVIGRRFKLVHVHFGREIIEVATFRANHPEEDDDDAAHLASRNESGRILRDNIYGSLEDDAQRRDFTINALYYDPTTERILDHTRGVHDIRNRLIRLIGDPEQRYQEDPVRMLRAVRFAAKLGFEIERHSAEPIIDLADLLDGIPSARLFDEVLKLFLGGKAERTFELLLEYDLFAPLFPASAAALERDPEYAGTLIRNALANTDLRIQQGKPVTPAFLFAALLWPALPARVQELQDRGMPPIPAMQEAAHDIIWEQCQRTAIPKRFTMPMREIWDMQERLPRRQGRRADQLLENPRFRAGYDFLLLRESAGENTNGLGDWWTEYQEASDSERRTMIRGLSNKEEAGGAKKRRRGGRRRRSPGEGAGNPAE encoded by the coding sequence ATGCTGAAAAAGCTGTTCCAGTCTTTTCGTCTCCCTCTGCGCCGTATCCCGCATCCCCGTCGCTCACCTGAAATTCTGTCCAGCCGGCAGCATTCCCTGCAGCGCAACGAGATCAGTCGTTACGCAGTGAGCGTGGTCGAACGGCTGCAGCAGGCCGGTTACGAGGCTTATGTCGTGGGTGGCTGCGTGCGCGACCTGCTGCTACAGCTCAACCCCAAGGATTACGACGTCGCCACCAGCGCAACGCCCGAACAGGTCCGCGCCGAGTTCCGCAATGCGCGCGTGATCGGTCGACGCTTCAAGCTGGTACATGTGCATTTCGGACGCGAGATCATCGAGGTCGCCACCTTCCGCGCGAACCATCCCGAAGAGGATGATGATGACGCCGCCCATCTGGCCTCGCGCAACGAGAGCGGACGCATCCTGCGCGACAACATCTATGGGTCTTTGGAAGACGACGCACAACGACGCGACTTCACCATCAATGCGCTGTACTACGACCCGACCACCGAGCGCATCCTCGACCACACCCGTGGCGTGCATGACATCCGTAATCGCCTGATCCGTTTGATCGGCGACCCCGAGCAGCGCTACCAGGAAGATCCGGTGCGCATGCTGCGCGCCGTGCGCTTCGCCGCCAAGCTCGGCTTCGAGATCGAACGCCACAGCGCCGAGCCGATCATCGATCTTGCCGACCTGCTCGACGGCATTCCCTCGGCACGCCTGTTCGACGAAGTACTCAAGCTGTTTCTCGGCGGCAAGGCCGAGCGCACCTTCGAGCTGCTGCTCGAATACGACCTCTTCGCCCCGCTATTCCCGGCGAGCGCCGCAGCGCTGGAGCGCGATCCGGAATACGCCGGCACACTGATCCGCAACGCGCTGGCAAATACCGATCTGCGTATCCAGCAGGGCAAGCCGGTAACGCCCGCGTTCCTCTTCGCCGCCCTGCTCTGGCCTGCCCTCCCTGCCCGCGTACAGGAGCTGCAGGACCGCGGCATGCCGCCTATTCCCGCGATGCAGGAAGCCGCCCACGACATCATATGGGAGCAGTGCCAGCGCACGGCGATTCCCAAGCGTTTCACCATGCCAATGCGCGAGATCTGGGATATGCAGGAACGCCTGCCCCGTCGCCAGGGTCGCCGCGCTGATCAACTGCTGGAGAACCCGCGCTTCCGCGCCGGCTACGACTTCCTTCTGCTACGTGAAAGCGCGGGAGAGAACACCAACGGCCTTGGCGACTGGTGGACCGAATATCAGGAAGCCAGCGACAGCGAACGACGCACCATGATTCGCGGCTTGAGCAACAAGGAAGAAGCCGGCGGCGCGAAGAAGCGTCGCCGCGGTGGGCGCCGTCGCCGCAGTCCGGGCGAAGGCGCCGGCAACCCGGCCGAATAG